In one window of Stigmatopora argus isolate UIUO_Sarg chromosome 19, RoL_Sarg_1.0, whole genome shotgun sequence DNA:
- the opn8c gene encoding opsin 8, group member c, whose amino-acid sequence MLEHIGQNSTKDNQTRSLFISKLSFSADICVGLAILLVVLLSVMGNGIVLVICYHRRKKMVGSELLCVNLAVVDFLSCICFYPLSIISSFHHAWLGEKVTCIYYGLGCYIFGLCGMFTIAAISIIRYLKVCCSLVSEFWLDKANIRLLCCVIWLVATVWSSFPLFGWGEYVPEPYGLSCTIAWRGYHTSAKDAFYVICSFVCFILIPILFIVMSHCQILYKISHFSSSLSARGIHNNLRCSEKRLSMMFFCISLGFVIAWMPYTIVSFLFIFHKENHYMSPEGFVFPALFAKSSHVYNPFIYFYFNKTFQKDLRSLLGIFCPNMGRNRVGADNALMEQAPDPIFIQLQERPRDHKSLSTRSQPRSKSKTTDTDAKNTSSNHGRKRAVKICWGSTPKKGPVFLEKKAVNNSLPLSVTSV is encoded by the exons ATGTTGGAGCACATTGGCCAGAATTCCACAAAGGATAACCAGACAAGGTCTTTGTTCATCTCCAAGCTGAGCTTTTCTGCTGACATTTGTGTGGGACTTGCCATCCTTTTAGTGG TGCTTCTTTCAGTCATGGGCAATGGAATTGTTCTGGTCATATGTTACCACCGCCGCAAAAAGATGGTGGGATCTGAGCTACTGTGCGTCAACCTGGCTGTGGTTGATTTCCTGTCCTGCATCTGTTTCTACCCACTCTCCATCATTTCATCCTTCCACCATGCGTGGCTAGGGGAAAAGGTCACCTGCATCTACTATGGCCTTGGCTGCTACATCTTTGGCCTGTGCGGCATGTTCACCATCGCCGCAATCAGCATCATCCGCTACCTTAAAGTATGCTGCAGCTTGGTTTCGG AATTTTGGCTGGACAAGGCCAACATCAGGCTCCTGTGCTGTGTCATCTGGCTGGTGGCTACAGTGTGGTCCAGCTTCCCCCTCTTTGGCTGGGGCGAATATGTCCCCGAGCCCTACGGACTGTCCTGCACCATTGCCTGGCGAGGCTACCACACCTCAGCCAAGGATGCCTTCTACGTCATTTGCTCCTTTGTGTGCTTTATTCTGATCCCCATCCTGTTCATCGTAATGTCACATTGTCAGATACTCTACAAGATCTCCCACTTTTCTTCTTCGCTATCTGCACGAGGCATCCACAACAACCTGCGATGTTCTGAGAAACGACTTTCCATG ATGTTTTTCTGCATTAGTCTCGGCTTTGTCATCGCCTGGATGCCGTACACCATTGTGTCGTTTCTCTTCATATTCCACAAGGAAAACCATTATATGTCCCCCGAGGGTTTTGTTTTCCCTGCTCTCTTTGCCAAAAGTTCCCATGTCTACaacccatttatttatttctacttCAACAAAACCTTCCAGAAGGACCTCCGATCCCTGTTGGGCATTTTCTGTCCAAATATGGGAAGGAATCGTGTCGGAGCTGACAACGCTTTGATGGAGCAGGCTCCCGACCCCATCTTCATCCAACTCCAGGAGAGGCCCAGAGACCACAAGTCTTTATCTACTAGGAGTCAACCTCGGAGCAAAAGCAAGACAACAGACACTGATGCTAAAAATACCAGCAGTAACCACGGCCGCAAAAGAGCAGTAAAAATCTGTTGGGGGTCCACGCCAAAAAAAGGCCCagtttttttagaaaagaaaGCGGTCAATAATTCTTTGCCTCTGTCTGTCACGTCTGTTTAG